ATCCAATTCATCCATATTAGGCATATATTGAATTTTTTTATGGCTGCGCTCTCGCAAGACATCAATAAATCGTTTATCCATCATGAAGTTCACCCATTTTATTAGCTTGCCTCGCTGGGGGTCGTAATTGTTAATGTTTTGAAAAACAAATAATAAGACTCGCTGTTGAGTTTCATTATAAAGATCGTCATAAACTTCTTTGGGAAAACGACCAAGTTGAGGACGACAAAGTTGACCCGATTTTTGAAGCGTTGAAACTAGCTTTGTGAGGGCTATTTGTCTTTGTCGGGTGCCAGGAGGATGGTTTTGAGCTTCGATAGCTAGTTGCTGGAGTTTCTCGTCTAGTTCGTTGCTTGTATC
This genomic interval from Desertifilum tharense IPPAS B-1220 contains the following:
- a CDS encoding sigma-70 family RNA polymerase sigma factor, with amino-acid sequence MEPEMDTSNELDEKLQQLAIEAQNHPPGTRQRQIALTKLVSTLQKSGQLCRPQLGRFPKEVYDDLYNETQQRVLLFVFQNINNYDPQRGKLIKWVNFMMDKRFIDVLRERSHKKIQYMPNMDELDRLCERNSLSIVKEVAQEIREYLQNDPEGKFSQVHISKNPRANFRAIALRYLEGRSWQEISNELNVGVSTLSSFYQRKLEKFAEHFREYLKDQHCL